The DNA sequence GACCACGATGATCGCGGTCTCGCGCAGCAGCCCCAGCCCGGTGGTGCGCGCGCGGTGGCGGGGAGCGCCGGTGGCCGCGGCCGGCGTCGGCGTCTGTTCGGGGTCTGACGGCGGCTCGGTCACGGGGACGGATTCTGTCACGGATTCCACTCTTCCATCCCCGTGGGGCTGCTCCGACCAGGCCAAGCCCTGCGCGGGCCACGCGGCCGGAGCCACCCGGCACGCAGACGCCGACGGGCGGCCCCTCGTTCGAGGGACCGCCCGTCGGTCGTGGAGGCCGGCGGCCGTCGGCTCACTTGCCCGACGTCTCGCGCTTCTCCTTGATCTTCGCCTTCTTGCCGCGCAGCGCGCGCAGGTAGTAGAGCTTGGCGCGGCGCACGTCACCGCGCGTCACGAGCTCCAGCGAGTCGATCGTCGGGGCGTGCAGCGGGAACGTGCGCTCCACGCCGACGCCGAAGCTGATCTTGCGGACGGTGAACGTCTCGCGGACGCCGCCACCCGAGCGGCCGATGCAGACGCCCTGGAACGCCTGGATGCGCGAGCGGTTGCCCTCGACGACCTTGACGTTGACCTTGACGGTGTCACCGGCGCGGAAGTCCGGGACGTCGGTGCGCAGCGATGCCGCGTCGACGATGTCGAGCTTGTGCATGTTCGTTCTCCCCGCCTGCCACAGGTCAGGCGCATCTCAGGTCCGCGCGGGCGCGCCGACCGGTGCTGATGGTTCATCGGATGCGCGCCGAACTCGTCTCGAGTCTCCTCTCGAGTCTCCCCTGTGGCAGAGGCCGGATCCCGGCTGCGGGCGCACCGCCGACCTATTCTGCCACAGTGTCCGCGGCGCGCCGCAGCCCGCCGTCGGCGACGCGCCAGCCCAGGCGCTCCAGCAGCGCGCGGTCGTGCTTGTCGAGTGCGGCGGCGTCCAGCGCGGCGATCATGTCGGGCCGCCGCTGCGCGGTGCGCTCGAGGGCGCGGTCGCGCCGCCAGCGGTCGATCCTCGCGTGGTGCCCCGACGCCAGCACGTCGGGGATCTCGAGCCCGTCCCACACCGGGGGCTTGGTGTACACGGGGTACTCGAGCAGCCCGGCCGCGCCGTGCGACTCCTCGACGAGCGAGTCCGGGTTGCCGACGACGCCGGGCAGCAGCCGCCCGACCGCCTCGACCAGGACGAGCGCGGCGACCTCGCCGCCGTTGAGCACGTAGTCGCCGATCGACAGCTCGCTGACCTCTCGCCCGGCCGCGCGGTAGTGCTCGGCGACGCGCGCGTCGATGCCCTCGTAGCGCCCGCACGCGATGACCAGGTGGGACTCAGCGGCCAGCGCCTCGGCATGGCGTTGGGTGAAGACCTCGCCCGACGGCGTCGGGATCACCAGGCGCCCGTCCGCGCCCAGCACGTCGTCGAGCGCCTGCCCCCACACGTCGGGGCGCATGACCATGCCCGCTCCCCCGCCGAACGGGGTGTCGTCGACTGTGCGGTGCCGGTCGGTGGTCCACTCGCGCAGGTCGTGCACGCGCAGGTCGAGCAGGCCGGCCTGGCGGGCCTTGCCGATGAGCGACAGGTCGAGCGCGGCGAGGTAGTCGGGAAAGACGGTGACGACGTCGATGCGCACGTCAGTCCTCCGGGGTGTCGACGACGAGGCGCGCGGCGTCGCCGGCGAGCAGCCCTCCGGGCGGGTCGAGGACGACGCGTCCACCCGCGACGTCGACGACCGGCACGATTGCTGTGACGAAGGGCACGAGTGTGCGCTCGCCGCCGGTCTCCTTGATCACCAGCACGTCGTGCGCGGGCAGGTGCTCCAGCGCGACCACCTCGCCGACGACGGCGCCGTCGGTCAGCTCGGCGCGCAGCCCCCGTAGCTCGTGCGGGTACCACGCGTCCTGCTCGTCGGAGGCCTCGGCCTCGACCACGAGGTCGACGCCGCGCAGCGCCTCGGCGGCCGTGCGGTCAGCGGTCTCGGCGAACCGGACGAGCCAGCGGCCCTGGTGCACGCGGGTCGTGACCACGGTCAGCGGACCCGCGGACGCGGGCTCGGTCGCGAGCCGCTGCCCGACGGCCAGGCGGGTGTCGGGGTCGTCGGTGCGCAGGTCGAGCGCGACCTCGCCGCGCAGCCCGTGGGCGCGCCCGACACGGGCGACGACTAGCTGCATGTCTCCTCCTGAGAGCCTGTCGAAACCACGACGGGGCCCGATCCTCGTGGATCGGGCCCCGTCGTGTGTCGCTCAGCGGCGGTCGACGTCGACGACGTCGATCCGTACCGGACCGTCGCTCGCGAGAGCGCCGACGACGGTGCGCAGCGCCTTGGCGGTGCGCCCGCCCCGGCCGATCACGCGGCCGAGGTCGTCCGGGTGCACACGGACCTCGAGCAGGTCACCCCGGCGCAGCGGCTTGGTGGTCACCCGGACGTCGTCTGGGTTGTCCACGATGCCGCGCACCAGGTGCTCGAGGGCCTCGGCGAGCATCAGGCCTCGGCCTCGGCGTCGCCCGCCGCGGCCTCGGTCTCAGCGGGCGCGGCGGCCTTGGCCTCGGCGGCCTTGGCCTTGGCCTTCTCGGCCTCGGCGGCCACGGCCTCGATCGCCGTGGCGGCGTCGGCCTTGCCGGCCTTGGTCCGCAGGGTGCCCTCGGCGCCCTCGAGACCCTTGAACTTCTGCCAGTCACCCGTCACCTTGAGCAGGGCGAGCACCTGCTCGGTCGGCTGAGCGCCGACGCCGAGCCAGTACTGCGCACGCTCCGAGGTGATCTCGATGAACGAGGGCTCCTCGGTCGGGTGGTACTTGCCGATCTCCTCGATGACGCGGCCATCGCGCTTGGTGCGCGAGTCCGCGACGACGACGCGGTAGTACGGAGCCCGGATCTTGCCGAGGCGCTTGAGGCGAATCTTGACGGCCACTGTTGTGGTCACTCCTGGTTCTTGGATGGGCGGCCCTGACACACGTGCTCGTGGGGTCGAGCGGTGAGCGGGGCCTAGACGCGGCGTCGCGCAGGAGAGAGGGGCCTGGGCACGCCGAGTACTCGGACATTGTGCCAGACGCCGCGCCCCTCGCCCAACCGCACGGGCGCCGTCGGCGACACCGCTCGGCTAGTCGGCCAGGGCGCCGGCCACGATCTGCCCGCGCAGCACGACGGCGGTGGGGTGGGCGAGCACCGCGATGTCCTCGCGCGGGTCGGCCGGGTAGACCACCAGATCGGCGCTGGCGCCGTCGGCGACGGCGCCGAAGCCGAGGAACCGCCGGGCGCGCCACGTCGCCGCCGCCACGACGTCGGCGGCGGGCACGCCCGCCTCGACCAGGAGCGCGCACTCCTCGGCGATGCGCCCGTGGCCGATGACGCCGCCCGCGTCGGTGCCGACGAGCAGCGGCACCCCGGCCTCGTGCAGCATCCGCACCTGCTCGTAGCGTCGCGCGTGCATGGCCCGCATGCGGCGCGCGTAGACGGGGTACTTGTCCTGCGCCTGGTCGGCGATCTGCGCGAACCGCTCGACCTGCAACAGCGTGGGCGTCACGGGCACGCCGCGCTGGGCGAGCTCGGCGGCCTGGTCGGGGGTGACGCCCGTGCCGTGCTCGACGCAGTCGACGCCGGCGGCCAGCAGGTCGTCGACCGTCTCGGTCGCGAAGGTGTGCACCGTGACGCGCGCCGCCTCGGCGCGTGCGGCGGCCACGCCCGCGGCGAGCACGTCGGCGGGCCACAGCGGGGTCAGGTCCGCGTCCGCGCCCAGACCCCGGTCGATCCAGTCCCCCACGACCTTGACCCAGCCGTCGCTCGCGCGCGCCTGGTCGCGCATGGCGTCGGGCAGCGCGGCGACGTCGTCGAGCTCACACGCGAATCCGCGCAGGTAGCGCCGGGGCCGGGCCAGGTGGCGCGCCGCGCGCACCAGGCGCGGCAGGTCGGCCCGCTCTTGCAGCGGGCGGGTGTCCAGGGCCGAGCCCGCGTCGCGCACCAGGAGCACCCCGGCGTCGCGGTCGGCGATCGCCTGCGCGGCGGCGGTGTCCA is a window from the Xylanimonas ulmi genome containing:
- a CDS encoding RNA-binding protein; translation: MLAEALEHLVRGIVDNPDDVRVTTKPLRRGDLLEVRVHPDDLGRVIGRGGRTAKALRTVVGALASDGPVRIDVVDVDRR
- a CDS encoding amidohydrolase family protein; translation: MAVPHAPLHLTGHVLLDDEHETGEVFVRDGAAHLTREADQPGEGRRIDGWVLPGLVDVHCHIGLGAQGAVDLDTAAAQAIADRDAGVLLVRDAGSALDTRPLQERADLPRLVRAARHLARPRRYLRGFACELDDVAALPDAMRDQARASDGWVKVVGDWIDRGLGADADLTPLWPADVLAAGVAAARAEAARVTVHTFATETVDDLLAAGVDCVEHGTGVTPDQAAELAQRGVPVTPTLLQVERFAQIADQAQDKYPVYARRMRAMHARRYEQVRMLHEAGVPLLVGTDAGGVIGHGRIAEECALLVEAGVPAADVVAAATWRARRFLGFGAVADGASADLVVYPADPREDIAVLAHPTAVVLRGQIVAGALAD
- the rimM gene encoding ribosome maturation factor RimM (Essential for efficient processing of 16S rRNA), with translation MQLVVARVGRAHGLRGEVALDLRTDDPDTRLAVGQRLATEPASAGPLTVVTTRVHQGRWLVRFAETADRTAAEALRGVDLVVEAEASDEQDAWYPHELRGLRAELTDGAVVGEVVALEHLPAHDVLVIKETGGERTLVPFVTAIVPVVDVAGGRVVLDPPGGLLAGDAARLVVDTPED
- the rpsP gene encoding 30S ribosomal protein S16, with translation MAVKIRLKRLGKIRAPYYRVVVADSRTKRDGRVIEEIGKYHPTEEPSFIEITSERAQYWLGVGAQPTEQVLALLKVTGDWQKFKGLEGAEGTLRTKAGKADAATAIEAVAAEAEKAKAKAAEAKAAAPAETEAAAGDAEAEA
- the rplS gene encoding 50S ribosomal protein L19 — its product is MHKLDIVDAASLRTDVPDFRAGDTVKVNVKVVEGNRSRIQAFQGVCIGRSGGGVRETFTVRKISFGVGVERTFPLHAPTIDSLELVTRGDVRRAKLYYLRALRGKKAKIKEKRETSGK
- the trmD gene encoding tRNA (guanosine(37)-N1)-methyltransferase TrmD, which encodes MRIDVVTVFPDYLAALDLSLIGKARQAGLLDLRVHDLREWTTDRHRTVDDTPFGGGAGMVMRPDVWGQALDDVLGADGRLVIPTPSGEVFTQRHAEALAAESHLVIACGRYEGIDARVAEHYRAAGREVSELSIGDYVLNGGEVAALVLVEAVGRLLPGVVGNPDSLVEESHGAAGLLEYPVYTKPPVWDGLEIPDVLASGHHARIDRWRRDRALERTAQRRPDMIAALDAAALDKHDRALLERLGWRVADGGLRRAADTVAE